In the genome of Flavobacterium panacagri, one region contains:
- a CDS encoding DedA family protein, giving the protein MNNFDWTQLINPEFYITLSVGGFQIGLFIVLFIVFAETGLFAGFFLPGDSLLFLAGIYSRDLIENVVHIPNDFINVFLLATAVAIMGVLGNMTGYWFGAKSGYYLFKKEDTFWFKKKYLLQSKDFFEKYGGKAIIYARFLPIFRTFAPIVAGIVSMDKKKFMFYNILSSFLWSFILIFAGHYLYGVFLKQGIDLKKHIEYIIIIIIIISTLPVILKLLKKRPNEQI; this is encoded by the coding sequence ATGAATAATTTTGATTGGACTCAGTTAATTAACCCTGAATTTTATATTACTTTAAGTGTCGGAGGTTTTCAGATTGGGTTATTTATTGTGTTGTTTATAGTTTTTGCTGAAACAGGACTTTTTGCAGGTTTTTTTCTGCCTGGAGACAGTTTACTTTTTTTAGCTGGTATTTACAGCCGCGACTTAATTGAGAATGTTGTTCATATTCCAAATGATTTTATAAATGTATTTTTACTTGCCACTGCAGTAGCAATAATGGGAGTTTTAGGAAATATGACAGGTTATTGGTTTGGAGCTAAAAGTGGTTATTATTTGTTTAAAAAAGAAGATACCTTTTGGTTTAAGAAAAAGTATCTGCTTCAATCAAAAGATTTCTTTGAGAAGTACGGTGGAAAGGCAATTATTTACGCTCGTTTCCTTCCTATTTTTAGAACATTTGCTCCAATAGTTGCTGGGATTGTTTCAATGGATAAAAAGAAATTTATGTTTTATAATATTCTAAGTTCTTTCCTTTGGTCATTTATTTTAATCTTTGCGGGGCACTATTTATACGGAGTCTTTTTAAAACAAGGAATAGATTTAAAAAAACATATTGAATATATCATCATCATCATAATAATAATATCAACGTTACCAGTCATATTAAAGCTTTTAAAAAAGAGGCCGAACGAACAGATATAA